GTTGGGCAGCACCACGTCGCTCACCACGTCCGCGTCCGCCATCACCACCGCGCGCATCGGCTCCTTGCCCTTGGCGGCGGGCTCCTCCACCGCCACCACCAGCGGCCACGTGCGGCGCATCTCGCCCGGGTCCGGGCTGAAGTTGCCGTTGGCGTCCGCGAAGGTGGCGCCGTGCGCGCGCACGGAGATGTCGTGCATGACGCCGTTGGGCAGCGGCTGAAGCTGGTCCAGCGCGCCCGCGCCCAGGAAGGCCACGGGAGACTGGCCCGCCATCGCGGACAGCGACGTGACGGACGGGTGCGAGCTGAAGCTCGCCGTGCCCAGGTTGCCGCGGTCGCTCTGCTGACGCGTGGTGCGGAAGTACACCTGGTCGTTCGCCAGCGGCGTGCCCAGGTACTTGAGCCCCATGGGCGCGAGCAGCGCCTCGAAGCCCGGGCCCTCCGGCTCCAGCGCCATCCACAGCCGACCGCCGCGCGACAGGTACTCGCGCACCGCGGTGAGCTCCTCGGGGAGGAAGTCGCGCGTGGCGCCCATCACCACCAGCGCCGCCGCGTCCGCCGGCACCTCGCGCCCCAGGCCCTCCGCGACGCCCAGCGGACGCACGTCCACGTTCTGCGCGCGCAGCAGCTCCTTGAGCTGCGCGACGGACGGCTTCGGCATCTCACCGGGCACCGGCCGCGTCTCCGCGCGCTCGCCGTGGCCCGCGGTGAAGTAGACGACGCGGCGGGGCTTGGCCACCGTCAAGAGGCGCCGCTGCACCTCCTGGTCCAGCCGCTGCAACTGTCCGCGCGCGCGGTCCAGCTCCAGGCCCACCGTGAAGGGCTCCTTGCGCTCACCGCGAGCCAGGACGATGGTGCCGTTGTTGTGCACGCCGAGCGTCTTCGCGCGCGCGGGCTCCACCGCCTGGTCCAGCCGCTCCACGCTGAGCAGCCCCGGGCTCTCCACCGACAAGTCCCGGAAGTACTGCCCCACCGCCTCGCCCACCTCGTTCGCGGGCGGGAAGAAGAGCATGACCTGGAGCGGCTCGTTGAGCCCACGCACCACCTTGCGCGTGGAGTCACCGGGCTTCGCCGTGCGGAAGTACGACAGGTCCCAGGTCGTGTTCGCCTGCGTGACGACGTACATGGTGGCGAACGCGAACACGAGCACGAAGGACAGCCCCAGCCCCGAGTACAGCGCGCTGCGGGCCCGCCCCGTCTCCATCACCGGCGCGCGCGCCATGGCCTGGGTCGCGACCTCCACCAGCGCCAGCGGTACCAGGCAACACGCGAGCAGCGCGGGGAACAGCGCCGCCAGCATCACCGCCAGCTTCGGCGCCTTCTGCGACAAGGGCGCGTCGAACAGCGACATGCCCAGGTCGGACTGGAGGAAGTAGAGCCCCAGCGCCAGGAGCCCCAGCCCGTACAGGCCCAGCACCCAGCCATCCACGCGGCGCCTGTCCGCGCCCGCGCCGCGCGAGCCCACGAACCGCCACGCCGTCGCGCCCACCGCCAGCGCCACGCCGAGCCCGGAGAAGAGCCCGCGGCCCGTCCCCACGCCCAGGATGCGCTCGCCGATGAAGACGGCCAGCAGGCCCACCACGAAGGCCAGCGTCGCCGCCAGTCCGCTCCCCGAAGTGCGCGCGCTCATCGCCACCTCCGCGCCTCGAGCACCCGCGTGGCCGCGAACAGCGCCACGTAGGTGACCACCAGGTAGTAGACGACGTCACGCACGTGGATGAGCCCCGATTGGAACGGCGGGAAGTGCTGGTTCCACAGCGACATCGCGCTGAACACGTCCGCCAGCGGCTGCTCGGTGATGCGCGCGAGCAACCAGCAGAGGATGAGCGCCACCAGCATCACCGCGGAGGTGATCGCCGCGAGCAGCTGGTTCTTCGCCAGCGCCGAGCCGAACGTGCCCACCGCCAGGGACGCGCTGCCCAGGAGCAACAACCCCAGGTAGCCGGCGCCCACGTGGCCCCAGGACACCTTGCCGTTCACCAGCACCAGCACCGGCATGTACAGCGTGCACAACACGTACAGCGCCAGGAACGCGAAGCCCGCCAGGAACTTGCCCAGCACGATGTCCCTGTCCCTGAGCGGCGAGGAGTACAAGAGGGGCAGCGTGCCCGTCTGTCGCTCCTCCGCGAGCAGGCGCATGGAGATGAACACCGAGGCGACGATGGTGAAGCCGCTCGAGTAATAGAAGAACTGCGAGAGCACCTCGGCGGAGCGCTTGCTCGCGCCGCCCAGGGCGTACGCGTTGAAGAACAGGCCGTTCAACGCGAGGATGACCGCGATGACGACGTAGCCGCTGAGCGTGCGCAGGTAGCCGGACAGCTCGCGGCGGGCGATGAGCAGCGCCTTCACGCGCGCACCTCCTGACCATGCGTCAGCTTGAGGAAGATGGACTCCAGGTGTCCCGCGCCCACGTCCAGCCGCAACAACTCCAGCCCCGCCCCCACCACCGCCTGCGCCACCCGCGGCCGCACGTCCGGCGACGCGCGCAGCGTCAGCGCCACCAGCCCGTCGCGGGAGCTGCCCACCTCCACCTCGCCGAAGGGCCGCAGCACCTCGACGGCGCGCGCGGAGTCACCCCGCACCTCCACCTCGACGGAGCCTCCGCCGCCCATCTTCCGGCCCAGCTCCTCCTCCGTCCCCTGCGCCACCAGCGTGCCCTTGTGGATGATGAGCAGCCGGTCACACGTCTGGGAGATCTCCGGGAGGATGTGGCTGGAGACCAGCACCGTGTGCGTGCCCTTCAACCCACGGATGACGTCGCGCATCTCGACGATTTGTCGAGGGTCCAGGCCGCTCGTCGGCTCGTCGAGGATGAGCAGCGCGGGCTTGTGCACCAGCGCCTGCGCCACGCCCACGCGCTGGCGGTAGCCGTGGCTGAGCGTGGAGATGAGCTCGCCGTCCACCTCGCGAAGCCCTGTCTTCTCCTCCGCCTCGCCCACGCGCGCGGGGGTGTCCCTGGCCGTCACGCCGCGCAGTTGCGCGACGTAGGCCAGGTACTCGCCCACCGTCATCTCCTCGTAGAGCGGCGGCACGTCCGGGAGGTAGCCGATGCGCTGGCGCACCTCGTGGGCGTTGCTCACCACGTCATGGCCGTCGATGACGACGCGGCCG
The sequence above is drawn from the Myxococcus fulvus genome and encodes:
- a CDS encoding Gldg family protein — its product is MSARTSGSGLAATLAFVVGLLAVFIGERILGVGTGRGLFSGLGVALAVGATAWRFVGSRGAGADRRRVDGWVLGLYGLGLLALGLYFLQSDLGMSLFDAPLSQKAPKLAVMLAALFPALLACCLVPLALVEVATQAMARAPVMETGRARSALYSGLGLSFVLVFAFATMYVVTQANTTWDLSYFRTAKPGDSTRKVVRGLNEPLQVMLFFPPANEVGEAVGQYFRDLSVESPGLLSVERLDQAVEPARAKTLGVHNNGTIVLARGERKEPFTVGLELDRARGQLQRLDQEVQRRLLTVAKPRRVVYFTAGHGERAETRPVPGEMPKPSVAQLKELLRAQNVDVRPLGVAEGLGREVPADAAALVVMGATRDFLPEELTAVREYLSRGGRLWMALEPEGPGFEALLAPMGLKYLGTPLANDQVYFRTTRQQSDRGNLGTASFSSHPSVTSLSAMAGQSPVAFLGAGALDQLQPLPNGVMHDISVRAHGATFADANGNFSPDPGEMRRTWPLVVAVEEPAAKGKEPMRAVVMADADVVSDVVLPNMGNAYLAVDTLRWLTGEEAVAGAVSSEEDVPIQHTREQDVAWFYATVFLAPALVLAVGFVTTRRRGRRAPRASVAAGGEQ
- a CDS encoding ABC transporter permease; its protein translation is MKALLIARRELSGYLRTLSGYVVIAVILALNGLFFNAYALGGASKRSAEVLSQFFYYSSGFTIVASVFISMRLLAEERQTGTLPLLYSSPLRDRDIVLGKFLAGFAFLALYVLCTLYMPVLVLVNGKVSWGHVGAGYLGLLLLGSASLAVGTFGSALAKNQLLAAITSAVMLVALILCWLLARITEQPLADVFSAMSLWNQHFPPFQSGLIHVRDVVYYLVVTYVALFAATRVLEARRWR
- a CDS encoding ABC transporter ATP-binding protein; this translates as MIQVEGLTKYYGEHAAIRDLAFTIGQGEVIGFLGLNGAGKSTTLKVLGCVLLPTAGRVVIDGHDVVSNAHEVRQRIGYLPDVPPLYEEMTVGEYLAYVAQLRGVTARDTPARVGEAEEKTGLREVDGELISTLSHGYRQRVGVAQALVHKPALLILDEPTSGLDPRQIVEMRDVIRGLKGTHTVLVSSHILPEISQTCDRLLIIHKGTLVAQGTEEELGRKMGGGGSVEVEVRGDSARAVEVLRPFGEVEVGSSRDGLVALTLRASPDVRPRVAQAVVGAGLELLRLDVGAGHLESIFLKLTHGQEVRA